A genomic segment from Glycine soja cultivar W05 chromosome 20, ASM419377v2, whole genome shotgun sequence encodes:
- the LOC114403342 gene encoding COP1-interacting protein 7-like isoform X2, which translates to MNTSTRLDLAVFQLTPTRTRFDLIITVNGKKEKIASGLLNPFLSHLKAAQNQMDKGGYSIVLEPPEGNTDTSWFTKGTVERFVRFVSTPEILERVYTVESEILQIEEAIAIQGNSSLGTNTVEENQVKHVESTEGRKTQQDTNEERAIVLYKPEAQPPQANGSTSLEESSKVHLLKVLDTRKSALQKEQGMAFARAVAAGFDIDYIPPLMSFAECFGASRMKDACTKFRDLWRRKHETGQWLEIEAAETMSNRSDFSSLNVSGIILPNMASASHTELDSESNGKASSDNQDNIQGQFPHHMFPPWPVHSPPGSVPVFPPYPVQGIPYYPAYPGNSPFMQPNYSPMEDPRLIAGQNNGRRRHSMDSRHSNTESETQDEVDMEREGSHTGDQQKKDRQSGRQKSGVVVIRNINYITMAENSGSGSYSDSASETGEDNKESVKTSKRREPGKESLKKLDSSDKEETKHGKDADGGHWQAFQNCLLRDVDEDRHVIDQDQYDQEKVNDVRRKKHIAVNDPLVFNDREMHEVQGSSAIDMHNISKGLAHMPKTSSDDLLLSASAGQSGDGWSGDDVQSLEVTGKKGGYRRASRDEFIISKQEHQFGNAYPSSDIETSLGCSNSKLERKLFHDMNDDSYILEHRSMGVNDAGNVERNAINMDSEIPMVQQSSDEINHINYEPDELSMLPERGAERGSMSYDPALDYEMQAQAGGTLQNKNKEVVTDTKPGSKRLDKEAKSKLTSNNSDKRKTGGPIRRGKTSKLNPLDEARARAESLRNYKADLQKMKKENEEEEMKRLEALKMKRQKRIAAKSSAITAQSPSQLTKKQLPTKLSPSSHKGSKFCDSEPGESSPLQRFPVRTASVGSNDSLKASKTSRLISRSHLDNNKLSRSVSSLPESKLEKDDNTTDTKASMARIRRLSEPKISTTHQTSSVKPHGTGTISKTKAADGPESKKISAIVNHDKSKTAALPELKIRTSKATEVPQNRTTVKEKAHKLNDNKSSMNSQGTMLKKNEIGTSFDDDGDNNPVVEKTVVMLEREKPYVPPIHSSEENFDIPKKQYDNDEVMEKTETASNYVAIRAPVSPLSMDIIDKETSERQSHLQPISTEVKIDNIEKETSKSSSLCIAAETYHAPYARVSSMEDPSTRNSEYGKAAPPSLETAAIGVETVKVHVSNNENSTLEKIPEAIEKPLVKESSSKGFRRLLKFGKRSHSLASERNMESDNVSIDNEADEVGTNGSSNEVHTLKNLISQDETPTASTTQQKSSRSFSLLSPFRSKNSEKKIMMV; encoded by the exons ATGAACACTTCAACAAGGTTGGATTTAGCTGTGTTTCAGCTTACACCCACTAGAACCAG GTTTGACTTGATTATAACTGTGAATGGAAAGAAGGAGAAGATTGCCTCAGGCTTGCTCAACCCTTTTCTTTCCCACTTGAAGGCTGCTCAGAATCAGATGGACAAGGGTGGTTATTCAATTGTTCTTGAACCACCTGAGGGTAACACTGATACCTCATGGTTTACCAAGGGAACTGTTGAAAG GTTTGTTCGTTTTGTGAGTACTCCTGAGATATTGGAACGTGTGTATACTGTAGAATCAGAAATCTTACAGATTGAAGAGGCAATTGCAATTCAAGGAAATAGTTCTTTAGGGACTAACACT GTGGAAGAAAATCAAGTAAAACATGTTGAAAGCACTGAAG GCAGGAAGACTCAGCAGGATACTAATGAGGAGAGAGCAATTGTACTTTACAAG CCTGAAGCACAGCCACCTCAAGCAAATGGAAGCACCTCATTGGAAGAAAGCTCAAA AGTTCATCTTCTGAAAGTCCTAGACACACGTAAGTCAGCATTGCAGAAAGAGCAAGGCATGGCATTTGCTCGTGCTGTTGCTGCTGGTTTTGACATTGACTATATACCACCTTTGATGTCATTTGCTGAATGCTTTGGAGCATCTCGCATGAA GGATGCATGCACAAAATTCAGGGATCTTTGGAGAAGAAAACATGAAACTGGACAATGGCTTGAAATTGAAGCTGCTGAAACAATGTCCAATCGCTCAGACTTCTCTTCGTTGAATGTTTCTGGCATTATACTTCCCAATATGGCCTCCGCATCCCATACTGAATTGGACTCTGAGAGTAATGGGAAGGCAAGTTCAG ATAACCAAGATAATATTCAAGGCCAATTTCCACATCATATGTTCCCTCCTTGGCCTGTTCATTCTCCCCCAGGTTCTGTACCAGTCTTTCCACCATATCCAGTGCAAGGCATTCCCTATTATCCAGCATATCCAGGAAACAGTCCATTTATGCAGCCAAATTATTCTCCTATGGAGGACCCCAGACTAATTGCTGGTCAAAATAACGGGCGCAGAAGGCATTCCATGGATAGTAGGCACAGCAATACTGAATCAGAAACACAGGATGAAGTGGATATGGAGAGGGAAGGTTCACATACTGGAGATCAACAGAAGAAGGATAGGCAATCAGGTAGACAGAAATCTGGCGTGGTGGTCATTCGGAACATCAATTACATAACAATGGCAGAAAATTCTGGCAGTGGATCATATTCAGATTCTGCCTCAGAAACCGGTGAAGATAATAAGGAATCTGTGAAGACCTCTAAGAGAAGGGAACCCGGAAAAGAATCTTTGAAGAAATTGGATTCATCTGATAAGGAAGAAACCAAGCATGGGAAGGATGCAGATGGAGGCCATTGGCAAGCATTCCAAAATTGTTTACTGAGAGATGTTGATGAAGACAGACATGTCATTGACCAAGACCAATATGATCAGGAAAAGGTGAATGAcgtgagaagaaaaaaacacattGCTGTCAATGATCCTTTAGTTTTTAATGACCGGGAAATGCATGAAGTTCAAGGAAGTTCTGCTATAGATATGCATAACATTAGCAAAGGATTGGCTCACATGCCTAAGACATCCAGTGATGATTTATTGTTATCTGCAAGCGCAGGACAGTCTGGTGATGGTTGGTCTGGAGATGATGTACAATCCTTAGAAGTAACTGGAAAAAAGGGTGGTTATAGGAGGGCTTCCCGTGATGAGTTCATCATTTCCAAGCAAGAACATCAATTTGGCAATGCTTACCCTTCCTCGGATATTGAAACttcactaggttgttcaaacaGTAAACTAGAAAGGAAGTTGTTTCATGATATGAATGATGATTCCTACATATTGGAGCATAGATCAATGGGAGtcaatgatgcaggaaatgttgAGAGAAATGCTATTAACATGGACTCTGAGATCCCAATGGTGCAGCAATCTTCTGATGAGATAAACCATATCAATTATGAGCCAGATGAATTGAGCATGTTGCCTGAACGAGGAGCTGAAAGGGGATCGATGAGTTATGACCCTGCTTTAGACTATGAAATGCAGGCCCAGGCTGGTGGTACTTTACAAAATAAGAACAAAGAGGTAGTGACTGACACCAAACCAGGATCTAAGAGGTTGGATAAGGAGGCAAAATCAAAACTTACCTCGAATAATTCTGATAAAAGAAAGACCGGTGGGCCGATAAGAAGAGGGAAGACTTCTAAACTTAATCCTTTGGATGAAGCACGAGCACGTGCTGAGAGCTTACGGAACTACAAAGCTGATCTccagaaaatgaagaaagagaaT GAAGAGGAAGAGATGAAACGCCTAGAAGCCTTAAAGATGAAGAGGCAAAAGAGGATTGCTGCCAAGAGTAGCGCAATCACTGCACAGTCGCCATCACAGCTAACCAAGAAACAACTTCCAACAAAACTTTCGCCAAGCTCCCATAAAGGGTCAAAATTTTGTGATTCGGAGCCAGGAGAATCCTCACCCCTTCAAAGATTCCCTGTCAGAACTGCATCTGTTGGATCTAATGATTCTTTGAAAGCCTCAAAAACCAGCAGATTGATTTCTAGAAGCCACTTGGATAATAACAAATTAAGCCGATCAGTGTCTTCTTTGCCTGAATCTAAGCTAGAGAAGGATGATAACACAACTGATACTAAGGCATCAATGGCAAGGATTAGAAGATTGTCAGAACCTAAAATAAGTACTACTCATCAGACTTCCTCAGTTAAACCACATGGCACTGGAACAATATCAAAGACTAAAGCAGCTGATGGACCCGAGAGCAAAAAGATTTCTGCTATTGTGAACCATGATAAAAGCAAGACAGCAGCCCTCCCAGAACTGAAAATCAGAACATCCAAAGCAACTGAGGTTCCTCAGAACAGAACCACAGTCAAAGAGAAGGCACATAAGTTGAATGATAACAAGTCTTCTATGAATTCACAAGGTACCATgctgaagaaaaatgaaattggtACTTCATTCGATGATGATGGAGACAATAATCCTGTAGTTGAGAAGACTGTTGTGATGCTTGAGCGTGAGAAACCTTATGTCCCCCCTATTCATAGTTCTGAAGAAAATTTTGATATCCCAAAGAAACAATATGATAATGATGAAGTGATGGAAAAAACAGAGACAGCATCTAATTATGTTGCTATTCGTGCTCCTGTTTCACCGTTAAGCATGGATATAATAGATAAAGAAACCTCAGAGAGACAATCACACCTGCAACCCATATCTACTGAG GTCAAAATTGATAATATAGAGAAAGAAACTTCAAAATCATCCAGTCTTTGTATTGCTGCGGAAACATATCATGCCCCATATGCTCGGGTTTCTTCTATGGAAGATCCTAGTACCAGAAATAGTGAGTATGGTAAAGCAGCCCCTCCAAGTTTAGAGACTGCAGCAATTGGTGTGGAGACTGTTAAAGTACATGTGTCTAACAACGAGAACTCAACACTTGAGAAGATTCCTGAAGCAATTGAGAAGCCTCTGGTAAAGGAATCATCATCCAAAGGGTTTAGACGACTGCTAAAGTTTGGAAAAAGAAGTCATAGCTTAGCTTCTGAACGCAACATGGAATCAGATAATGTCAGCATTGACAATGAGGCAGATGAGGTTGGAACCAACGGTTCTTCTAACGAAG